A single region of the Triticum dicoccoides isolate Atlit2015 ecotype Zavitan chromosome 2B, WEW_v2.0, whole genome shotgun sequence genome encodes:
- the LOC119365729 gene encoding probable CDP-diacylglycerol--inositol 3-phosphatidyltransferase 2, which produces MAQPSAKKTLSVYLYIPNIIGYFRIIMNFIAFAVCYTNRTLFAILYFFSFFCDGLDGWFARRFNQASTFGAVLDMVTDRVSTACLLALLSQFYRPGLVFILLLGLDITSHWFQMYSSFLSGKTSHKDVKHTGNGLLKLYYGYRPFMAFCCVASEVLYIILFLYADAMSTSLLNTCRGILKESPLVVFMFISTLIGWALKQVINVIQMKTAADACVAYDSKRGK; this is translated from the exons ATGGCGCAGCCATCGGCTAAAAAGACGCTGTCGGTGTACCTGTACATCCCTAACATCATTG GATATTTCAGGATCATCATGAACTTCATTGCATTTGCTGTGTGCTATACCAACAGAACACTCTTTGCTATCCTGTACTTCTTCAG CTTCTTCTGTGATGGCTTGGATGGTTGGTTTGCCAGGAGGTTCAATCAAG CATCAACATTTGGAGCTGTGTTGGACATGGTAACAGATAG GGTTAGCACTGCTTGTTTGTTGGCGCTTCTCTCACAGTTTTACAG ACCTGGCTTGGTTTTCATACTGTTACTTGGGTTGGACATCACAAGCCACTGGTTTCAAATGTACAG TTCTTTCCTATCAGGTAAGACTAGCCACAAGGATGTGAAGCACACAGGCAATGGACTTTTGAAGTTATATTATGGATATCGGCCCTTCATGGCGTTCTGTTGTGTTGCTTCTGAG GTTCTGTACATTATCCTGTTTCTCTATGCTGACGCGATGTCCACAAGCTTGCTTAAT ACGTGCAGAGGTATTCTGAAGGAAAGTCCCCTCGTTGTCTTCATGTTCATTTCAACTCTAATTGGGTGGGCACTCAAACAAGTGATTAATGTCATCCAG ATGAAAACAGCAGCAGATGCTTGTGTGGCGTACGATTCGAAAAGAGGCAAGTGA
- the LOC119368393 gene encoding histone H4 has translation MSGRGKGGKGLGKGGAKRHRKVLRDNIQGITKPAIRRLARRGGVKRISGLIYEETRGVLKIFLENVIRDAVTYTEHARRKTVTAMDVVYALKRQGRTLYGFGG, from the coding sequence ATGTCCGGCCGCGGCAAGGGCGGGAAGGGTCTGGGCAAGGGCGGCGCCAAGCGCCACCGGAAGGTGTTGCGGGACAACATCCAGGGCATCACGAAGCCGGCTATCCGGCGTCTGGCTCGCAGGGGCGGCGTGAAGCGCATCTCGGGgctcatctacgaggagacccgcggcgtgctcaagatcttcctcgagaacgTCATCCGCGACGCCGTCACCTACACCGAGCACGCCCGCCGCAAGACCGTCACCGCCATGGACGTCGTCTACGCGCTCAAGCGACAGGGCCGCACCCTCTACGGCTTCGGCGGctga
- the LOC119365730 gene encoding uncharacterized protein LOC119365730 isoform X2: MDFTAPSFSLGLDFDDPPPADADDGGDPREEPRGYEAPDAPSFSLGLDFECYDDHEPRIPAGGRSEEPARRYEAPDAPSFSLGLGFDDDDGGAGEPQIPAGARREERPRRYEAPDAPSFSLGLDDDDGGASEPHHLPAGDRREEQAPRYEAPDAPSFSLGIDDDDDDFVAAGTMDPDPLLPQPGTNRLRRLRRGPAPGYEAPDAPSFSLGIDDGDDFVAGGALDPDPLPPQPETNRLKRLRRGPAPRSMVPPPPPPLPPRAAPPLATEASPDFSRKAAPLGDIGSYEDEIEGFSDEEPPRGMTPSVGSCRTSSNSKFSLLNRSVLMSQSTSKAKTTKSTPMSNSVASKPLEESRTKKLLPKITISPLRKIYFVDSDTDSDDNRKQSKPKKPMSPIKKRQESMHKYMQKKPILQQNSKSEGSTVVQKSEDILKDSWATPALDDFCSEYFKSVQHSTPSQQTKTNSISGSKVSRPYSSVSEIGGHFQHESTSTRVGLEENLTDNHPPAMHYFCHRDQMVQNLVRERLKHFVPIGAGTSEGNEYSVEENLNYRSQFGQSSGANDRWVTPNSRTSVPTDFGKRRVHAGGSQSGSGHWFTGEDGRKVYVSKNGQELTGRDAYKQYKKESGKGFRNFKKKKSTVKKEGSARAKRGSSTANKASSSSTAKRSSGAKRKR; this comes from the exons ATGGACTTCACGGCCCCCTCCTTCTCCCTCGGCCTCGACTTCGACGACCCGCCCcccgccgacgccgacgacggaGGCGACCCGCGCGAGGAGCCGCGAGGGTACGAGGCGCCCGACGCGCCCTCCTTCTCTCTGGGTCTCGATTTCGAGTGCTACGACGACCACGAGCCTCGGATCCCTGCCGGAGGCCGCTCGGAGGAGCCGGCGCGGCGGTACGAGGCGCCTGATGCCCCCTCGTTCTCCCTCGGCCTCGGcttcgacgacgacgacgggggCGCCGGCGAGCCCCAGATCCCCGCTGGAGCACGCCGGGAGGAGCGGCCGCGGCGTTACGAGGCGCCCGACGCGCCCTCGTTCTCGCTCGGATTGGACGACGACGACGGGGGCGCCAGCGAACCCCACCACCTCCCCGCTGGAGACCGCCGGGAGGAGCAGGCGCCGCGCTACGAGGCGCCCGACGCGCCGTCGTTCTCACTCGgcatcgacgacgacgacgacgacttcgTTGCCGCCGGAACCATGGACCCGGACCCCCTGCTTCCGCAGCCGGGGACGAATCGACTGAGGAGGTTGCGGAGGGGTCCTGCGCCGGGTTACGAGGCGCCCGACGCGCCTTCGTTCTCACTCGGAATCGACGACGGCGACGACTTCGTTGCCGGCGGAGCCCTTGACCCGGACCCCCTGCCTCCTCAGCCGGAGACGAACCGGCTGAAGAGGTTGCGGAGGGGTCCCGCGCCGCGATCTAtggtgcctcctcctccccctccccttccTCCTAGGGCAGCACCACCCCTGGCTACGGAAGCATCTCCAGATTTCAGCCGGAAGGCGGCACCTCTTGGGGATATTGGGAGCTACGAGGACGAAATTGAAGGTTTCAGTGACGAGGAGCCACCACGAG GCATGACACCATCAGTTGGTAGTTGCAGGACTTCTAGCAATTCAAAATTCTCTCTTCTGAACCGCAGTGTACTGATGTCTCAATCAACAAGCAAAGCAAAGACAACAAAATCTACACCAATGTCAAATTCTGTTGCTTCAAAACCTCTAGAAGAAAGCCGCACGAAGAAGCTACTTCCTAAGATAACAATAAGCCCACTGAGGAAAATTTATTTTGTTGATTCGGACACTGATTCAGATGATAACAGGAAACAAAGTAAACCAAAGAAGCCCATGAGTCCTATCAAGAAGAGACAGGAATCCATGCACAAGTATATGCAGAAGAAGCCTATATTGCAGCAAAACAGTAAATCTGAAGGGAGCACTGTTGTCCAGAAGAGTGAAGATATACTGAAGGACAGTTGGGCAACACCTGCTCTTGATGACTTCTGCAGCGAGTATTTCAAATCTGTCCAACACTCAACGCCATCCCAGCAGACAAAAACCAACAGTATTTCTGGCTCCAAGGTTTCACGACCATACAGCTCTGTTAGTGAAATTGGGGGACATTTCCAGCATGAAAGCACTTCAACCAGAGTTGGACTCGAAGAGAATCTGACGGACAACCATCCACCTGCCATGCATTATTTCTGTCACCGTGATCAGATGGTGCAGAACCTGGTCCGTGAAAGATTAAAGCACTTTGTTCCCATTGGGGCTGGCACTTCCGAGGGAAATGAGTACAGTGTAGAAGAAAATCTGAACTACAG GAGCCAGTTTGGCCAGAGTAGTGGTGCTAATGATCGGTGGGTGACTCCCAACAGTAGGACTTCTGTCCCAACAGATTTTGGCAAAAGAAGGGTACATGCTGGGGGAAGTCAGTCTGGCTCTGGCCATTGGTTCACTGGAGAGGATGGCAGGAAG GTTTATGTCTCTAAAAATGGACAGGAGTTAACTGGCCGTGATGCCTATAAACAATACAAAAAG GAAAGCGGCAAGGGATTTcgcaacttcaagaagaagaaaagTACAGTCAAGAAGGAAGGTTCTGCTAGAGCCAAGCGGGGTTCTTCTACGGCAAACAAGGCCAGTTCCAGTTCCACAGCGAAGCGAAGTTCGGGAGCCAAAAGGAAGCGATGA
- the LOC119365730 gene encoding uncharacterized protein LOC119365730 isoform X1 — protein MDFTAPSFSLGLDFDDPPPADADDGGDPREEPRGYEAPDAPSFSLGLDFECYDDHEPRIPAGGRSEEPARRYEAPDAPSFSLGLGFDDDDGGAGEPQIPAGARREERPRRYEAPDAPSFSLGLDDDDGGASEPHHLPAGDRREEQAPRYEAPDAPSFSLGIDDDDDDFVAAGTMDPDPLLPQPGTNRLRRLRRGPAPGYEAPDAPSFSLGIDDGDDFVAGGALDPDPLPPQPETNRLKRLRRGPAPRSMVPPPPPPLPPRAAPPLATEASPDFSRKAAPLGDIGSYEDEIEGFSDEEPPRGMTPSVGSCRTSSNSKFSLLNRSVLMSQSTSKAKTTKSTPMSNSVASKPLEESRTKKLLPKITISPLRKIYFVDSDTDSDDNRKQSKPKKPMSPIKKRQESMHKYMQKKPILQQNSKSEGSTVVQKSEDILKDSWATPALDDFCSEYFKSVQHSTPSQQTKTNSISGSKVSRPYSSVSEIGGHFQHESTSTRVGLEENLTDNHPPAMHYFCHRDQMVQNLVRERLKHFVPIGAGTSEGNEYSVEENLNYSRSQFGQSSGANDRWVTPNSRTSVPTDFGKRRVHAGGSQSGSGHWFTGEDGRKVYVSKNGQELTGRDAYKQYKKESGKGFRNFKKKKSTVKKEGSARAKRGSSTANKASSSSTAKRSSGAKRKR, from the exons ATGGACTTCACGGCCCCCTCCTTCTCCCTCGGCCTCGACTTCGACGACCCGCCCcccgccgacgccgacgacggaGGCGACCCGCGCGAGGAGCCGCGAGGGTACGAGGCGCCCGACGCGCCCTCCTTCTCTCTGGGTCTCGATTTCGAGTGCTACGACGACCACGAGCCTCGGATCCCTGCCGGAGGCCGCTCGGAGGAGCCGGCGCGGCGGTACGAGGCGCCTGATGCCCCCTCGTTCTCCCTCGGCCTCGGcttcgacgacgacgacgggggCGCCGGCGAGCCCCAGATCCCCGCTGGAGCACGCCGGGAGGAGCGGCCGCGGCGTTACGAGGCGCCCGACGCGCCCTCGTTCTCGCTCGGATTGGACGACGACGACGGGGGCGCCAGCGAACCCCACCACCTCCCCGCTGGAGACCGCCGGGAGGAGCAGGCGCCGCGCTACGAGGCGCCCGACGCGCCGTCGTTCTCACTCGgcatcgacgacgacgacgacgacttcgTTGCCGCCGGAACCATGGACCCGGACCCCCTGCTTCCGCAGCCGGGGACGAATCGACTGAGGAGGTTGCGGAGGGGTCCTGCGCCGGGTTACGAGGCGCCCGACGCGCCTTCGTTCTCACTCGGAATCGACGACGGCGACGACTTCGTTGCCGGCGGAGCCCTTGACCCGGACCCCCTGCCTCCTCAGCCGGAGACGAACCGGCTGAAGAGGTTGCGGAGGGGTCCCGCGCCGCGATCTAtggtgcctcctcctccccctccccttccTCCTAGGGCAGCACCACCCCTGGCTACGGAAGCATCTCCAGATTTCAGCCGGAAGGCGGCACCTCTTGGGGATATTGGGAGCTACGAGGACGAAATTGAAGGTTTCAGTGACGAGGAGCCACCACGAG GCATGACACCATCAGTTGGTAGTTGCAGGACTTCTAGCAATTCAAAATTCTCTCTTCTGAACCGCAGTGTACTGATGTCTCAATCAACAAGCAAAGCAAAGACAACAAAATCTACACCAATGTCAAATTCTGTTGCTTCAAAACCTCTAGAAGAAAGCCGCACGAAGAAGCTACTTCCTAAGATAACAATAAGCCCACTGAGGAAAATTTATTTTGTTGATTCGGACACTGATTCAGATGATAACAGGAAACAAAGTAAACCAAAGAAGCCCATGAGTCCTATCAAGAAGAGACAGGAATCCATGCACAAGTATATGCAGAAGAAGCCTATATTGCAGCAAAACAGTAAATCTGAAGGGAGCACTGTTGTCCAGAAGAGTGAAGATATACTGAAGGACAGTTGGGCAACACCTGCTCTTGATGACTTCTGCAGCGAGTATTTCAAATCTGTCCAACACTCAACGCCATCCCAGCAGACAAAAACCAACAGTATTTCTGGCTCCAAGGTTTCACGACCATACAGCTCTGTTAGTGAAATTGGGGGACATTTCCAGCATGAAAGCACTTCAACCAGAGTTGGACTCGAAGAGAATCTGACGGACAACCATCCACCTGCCATGCATTATTTCTGTCACCGTGATCAGATGGTGCAGAACCTGGTCCGTGAAAGATTAAAGCACTTTGTTCCCATTGGGGCTGGCACTTCCGAGGGAAATGAGTACAGTGTAGAAGAAAATCTGAACTACAG TAGGAGCCAGTTTGGCCAGAGTAGTGGTGCTAATGATCGGTGGGTGACTCCCAACAGTAGGACTTCTGTCCCAACAGATTTTGGCAAAAGAAGGGTACATGCTGGGGGAAGTCAGTCTGGCTCTGGCCATTGGTTCACTGGAGAGGATGGCAGGAAG GTTTATGTCTCTAAAAATGGACAGGAGTTAACTGGCCGTGATGCCTATAAACAATACAAAAAG GAAAGCGGCAAGGGATTTcgcaacttcaagaagaagaaaagTACAGTCAAGAAGGAAGGTTCTGCTAGAGCCAAGCGGGGTTCTTCTACGGCAAACAAGGCCAGTTCCAGTTCCACAGCGAAGCGAAGTTCGGGAGCCAAAAGGAAGCGATGA